In Calliopsis andreniformis isolate RMS-2024a chromosome 6, iyCalAndr_principal, whole genome shotgun sequence, a single genomic region encodes these proteins:
- the Klp64d gene encoding kinesin-like protein 64D, whose translation MPGTEDNTGELGEIENVRVVVRVRPLNGKELDGHCKNIVHVDTINSEITVENPNAAQGEPPKVFSFDAVFDTDSSQVDVYNETARPIVDKVLQGYNGTIFAYGQTGTGKTYTMSGAKTSPQLRGIIPNSFAHIFGHIAKAHENQKFLVRATYLEIYNEEVRDLLGKDQNTRLEVKERPDIGVFVKDLSGYVVNNADDLDRIMSLGNKNRVVGATAMNVSSSRSHAIFTITVESSQLGEDGEQHVKMGKLHLVDLAGSERQSKTKASGVRLREATKINLSLSTLGNVISALVDGQSSHVPYRNSKLTRLLQDSLGGNSKTLMCANISPADINYDETISTLRYANRAKNIKNRARINEDPKDALLRQFQVEIEQLRKQLEENGAEISESEDDTEDSEETGETKLEKKARRRRSQILTMEELEDRDVDSTEKIDKAEREDKSPDDKDVIELKRTQSEKEALREKMQNLQNKILVGGENLLEKAEAQEQLLAAAAIELDQRKSREEQLKKAIEAKEAERIDIEEKYSSLQEEAAGKTKKLTRVYTMLMSVKAELSDLQQEHQREMEGLLEGVRGIGRELQLQELIVNSYIPVQYQTMIERYVHWNEDIGEWQLKCVAYTGNNMRKAQATSPVGSNKDQTQPDMSNIYLSYNNGIDNTFVQPKKIRGRSGVPRPTTAHRRTPH comes from the exons ATGCCGGGCACTGAA GACAACACTGGCGAACTCGGAGAAATAGAAAATGTTAGGGTCGTGGTCCGTGTTCGACCTTTAAATGGAAAGGAGCTGGATGGGCATTGTAAAAATATAGTACATGTGGATACTATAAATAGCGAAATAACTGTTGAGAATCCTAATGCAGCGCAAGGAGAACCACCAAAAGTTTTCTCTTTTGATGCCGTATTTGACACAGATTCATCCCAAGTTGATGTATACAATGAAACAGCGAGACCTATTGTGGATAAAGTTCTACAAGGATATAATGGAACTATATTCGCATATGGACAGACTGGCACTGGTAAAACTTATACCATGTCAGGTGCAAAAACCTCACCACAACTTAGAGGGATTATTCCGAACAGTTTTGCACATATTTTTGGCCATATAGCTAAAGCTCATGAAAATCAGAA ATTCCTAGTTCGTGCAACTTATTTAGAAATTTACAATGAAGAAGTCAGAGATTTATTAGGAAAGGATCAGAATACAAGACTAGAAGTGAAAGAAAGGCCTGACATTGGAGTATTTGTGAAAGACCTAAGTGGTTACGTCGTAAATAATGCTGATGATTTAGATCGAATAATGTCACTTGGAAATAAGAATC GTGTTGTTGGAGCTACAGCAATGAATGTATCAAGTTCTAGATCTCATGCAATATTTACAATCACAGTCGAATCTAGTCAGCTTGGGGAGGATGGTGAACAACATGTTAAAATGGGCAAACTTCATTTAGTTGATTTAGCT GGTTCAGAACGACAAAGTAAAACAAAAGCTTCAGGAGTTCGTTTAAGAGAAGCAACAAAAATTAATTTGTCACTTTCAACGCTAGGTAATGTAATATCCGCTTTAGTTGATGGTCAAAGTTCACATGTGCCTTACAGAAACTCTAAACTGACAAGATTACTTCAAGATTCTTTGGGTGGTAATTCAAAAACATTAATG TGTGCAAATATCAGTCCAGCAGACATAAATTACGACGAAACTATAAGTACGCTTCGTTACGCGAATCGTGCTAAGAATATCAAAAATAGAGCGAGAATTAATGAAGATCCAAAGGACGCTTTACTTCGTCAATTTCAAGTGGAAATTGAACAATTGCGCAAACAGTTGGAAGAAAATGGTGCAGAAATTTCCGAATCCGAAGACGATACTGAAGATTCTGAAGAAACAGGAGAAACTAAACTCGAGAAGAAAGCGAGGCGTAGAAGAAGTCAAATATTAACAATGGAAGAACTAGAAGACAGAGATGTGGATTCCACTGAAAAGATCGACAAAGCTGAAAGAGAAGATAAAAGTCCTGATGATAAAGACGTTATAGAACTGAAAAGAACCCA GAGCGAGAAAGAAGCACTGCGAGAAAAAATGCAAAACCTGCAAAACAAGATTTTAGTTGGAGGTGAAAATTTATTGGAAAAAGCAGAAGCTCAAGAACAACTATTAGCTGCAGCGGCAATTGAGCTTGATCAACGTAAAAGTAGAGAGGAACAATTAAAGAAAGCTATCGAAGCAAAAGAAGCTGAACGTATAGACATAGAAGAGAAATATTCTTCCTTACAAGAAGAAGCAGCTGGGAAAACGAAGAAATTGACTCGAGTATATACAATGTTAATGTCTGTCAAAGCAGAATTGTCTGACTTGCAGCAAGAACACCAAAGAGAAATGGAAGGACTTTTGGAAGGAGTCAGAGGTATTGGTAGAGAATTACAGTTGCAAGAATTGATAGTAAACAGTTACATTCCTGTTCAATATCAA ACAATGATTGAAAGATATGTTCACTGGAATGAAGATATTGGAGAATGGCAATTAAAATGTGTAGCGTATACTGGTAATAATATGCGTAAGGCACAAGCAACATCACCCGTGGGAAGCAATAAAGAT CAAACTCAGCCAGATATGTCGAATATATATCTTTCATATAATAACGGAATCGACAATACTTTCGTGCAACCAAAAAAGATAAGAGGTCGGTCTGGAGTTCCAAGGCCAACTACAGCACATAGACGTACTCCGCactga
- the LOC143180724 gene encoding lysosomal Pro-X carboxypeptidase, which yields MKLQSIFLLIFTLFWQSSAQNFLSNRFHRNLRRQSRNHELLSAKYKYEIKTIDVPVDHFSFSIQDTFKLRYLVNNTWQRGDNAPIFFYTGNEGNIETFAQNTGFMWEIAPEFGALLVFAEHRYYGESMPYGNKSYMDSQHVGYLTSQQALADFVDLIAYLKSIQTNEQSPVIVFGGSYGGMLSAWIRMKYPHIVQGAIAASAPILQFTGIVECEAFARITTMDFKTAHPSCPKLIRKSWDVISNVTSNDKGRKWLSDNWKLCQPLTNTSDVKQLKSYLEDIYTNLAMVNYPYKANFLAPLPAYPVNAACKHLTNESLTGTELLTAIHKTISIFTNYTGETKCLTLNDSTPQLEAVGWSYQSCTEMVMPMCTNGINDMFEPKPWNFDDYSKDCMKQFSVKPQPNLVCEQYGCTDLSTVTNIIFSNGLLDPWTSGGVVRNLSASAIAIIIPESAHHLDLRSSDANDPYSVVLARKYHRFFIKKWIKEYRTRNKN from the exons ATGAAGCTCCAAAGTATTTTCCTTTTAATATTTACTCTATTTTGGCAGTCTTCGGCACAAAACTTCCTTTCAAACAGATTCCACCGTAATCTTCGAAGACAATCGCGCAATCATGAATTGCTCAGCGCGAAATACAAATATGAAATTAAGACAATCGACGTTCCA GTGGATCATTTTAGTTTTTCGATACAGGATACATTTAAATTAAGATACCTTGTAAATAATACTTGGCAAAGAGGAGATAATGCACCTATATTTTTCTATACTGGAAATGAAGGTAACATTGAAACCTTTGCTCAAAATACA GGATTTATGTGGGAGATAGCACCAGAATTTGGAGCATTATTAGTTTTTGctgagcatcgttattatggagaATCAATGCCATATGGCAATAAGTCATACATGGATTCTCAACATGTAGGATATTTAACATCTCAACAAGCTCTTGCAGATTTTGTGGATCTTATTGCATATTTGAAATCAATACAGACAAATGAACAGAGTCCTGTCATAGTTTTTGGTGGTTCTTATGGTGGTATGCTTAGTGCGTGGATACGTATGAAATATCCTCATATTGTACAAGG AGCAATTGCAGCTTCAGCTCCAATACTTCAATTTACTGGAATTGTAGAATGTGAAGCTTTTGCACGAATAACTACAATGGATTTTAAAACAGCTCATCCTAGCTGTCCAAAACTCATTCGAAAATCATGGGATGTAATCTCTAATGTGACATCAAATG ACAAGGGCAGGAAATGGTTATCAGATAATTGGAAATTATGTCAACCCTTAACAAATACGTCTGATGTTAAACAATTAAAATCTTATTTGGAAGATATTTATACAAACCTTGCGATGGTGAACTATCCTTATAAAGCTAACTTTTTAGCACCTTTACCTGCTTATCCTGTTAAT GCTGCGTGTAAGCATTTAACGAATGAGTCGCTAACGGGAACAGAGTTATTAACTGCGATACACAAGACAATTAGCATATTTACTAATTACACTGGTGAAACAAAGTGTTTAACTTTAAATGACTCTACACCACAATTAGAAGCTGTTGGATGGTCTTATCAATCTTGTACAGAAATGGTAATGCCAATGTGTACGAACGGGATAAATGATATGTTTGAACCTAAACCATggaattttgatgattattcTAAAGATTGTATGAAACAGTTTTCTGTAAAACCACAACCAAATTTAGTCTGTGAACAGTATGGTTGTACAGACTTATCAACTGTAACAAATATCATCTTCAG taATGGTTTGTTGGATCCATGGACTAGCGGTGGTGTGGTGCGAAACTTATCTGCAtcagcaatagcaataataatacccGAAAGCGCACATCATCTTGATTTAAGAAGTAGTGACGCTAATGATCCATACAGCGTTGTTTTAGCAAGGAAATATCATcgcttttttattaaaaaatggatTAAAGAATATCGTACGAGAAATAAAAACTAA